One Brevibacillus choshinensis genomic window carries:
- a CDS encoding IreB family regulatory phosphoprotein, with protein sequence MSSLDNTMKFTVPKEANAADVQETLTEVYKALQEKGYNPITQIVGYLLSGDPAFIPRHNNARSLIGKLERDKIIEELVTVYLSERK encoded by the coding sequence GTGAGTTCGTTGGATAATACCATGAAATTCACGGTGCCAAAGGAAGCGAATGCGGCGGATGTGCAAGAGACATTAACAGAGGTGTACAAAGCCCTGCAGGAAAAAGGGTACAACCCGATCACCCAGATCGTCGGTTACTTGCTTTCTGGCGACCCGGCGTTTATCCCACGCCACAACAACGCGCGCAGCCTAATTGGCAAATTGGAACGGGACAAAATCATAGAAGAGTTGGTGACCGTTTACTTGTCAGAGCGCAAGTAA